The Nitrospinota bacterium DNA segment GCCGATCATGGATTTTGTGGAACTGGAAGGAATTTTCATCGCATGGCTGTTAAACGCCTGCTTCACGGCGAGGGTCTCGATTCTGTCATTGAGAATCGTGGACGTGCCATGAAAATTGATGTACCCCACTTCATCTTTATTCACCCCGGCGTCTTTCATAGCCAGGTTCAGGGCGCGGGTCGACTGCTTGCCATCGGGCATGAGCGCCACGCGGTGGTAGGCATCGCAAGTGGTTCCGTACCCTGTGACTTCCGCCAGAATCTGGGCGCCCCGCTTTTTGGCATGCTCCATGTCTTCCAGGATCATCATCCAGCTTCCTTCGGCCAGAACAAACCCTTCCCGGTCGACATTGAAGGGCCGCGATGCCCTGGAAGGCTCGTCATTAAAATGTACAGGGTTAGCCTTCATGCGCTCAAAGCCGGACATCATCGCCGGAGTGACGCAGGCTTCCACCCCGCCTGCCAGAAACCACTTCTCCTGACCGTGGCGGATAGTATTGAACGCATAACCGATGGCATCGGTAGAACTGGTGCACCCGTTCGAGATCACGTGACTGCGCCCCTGAAACCCGAAATACATGGAGATCTCGCTGGAGAGCATCCCCACTAGGGAATTGGAAATCGCATAGGGACTGATTTTATGCTTCTGGTCGGAAAAATAAATCTCAAACTGTTTTTCCGAAAAATCAAACCCCGAGCCGCCGCTTCCGACCATCACCCCCAGGCTTTCGAAATCCTCTTCATCAAAGGAGTTCAAGTCAATACCCGCATCTTCCAAGGCTTCTTTAGCGGCGGCAATCGCCAAGGGAACCGAGCGCGGAAGTTTTTTCAGATCGGATTTCGAAAAATAGAGGGAAGGGTCCAGACCTTTGACTTCGCCGGCCACCTGACACGTCAAACCTGAAGGATCGAAGCTTGCGATGCGGTCGATGCCACTGACCCCCTTGCAGGTATTTTCCCAGAATTTTTTTATTCCTAAACCGTTGGGACTGACAGCTCCCAATCCGGTAATAACAACGCGTCGCAACATATTATGATTGGATACCAATTTATTTAAGCTCGATGAAGTTATCGTAACATAAGGGCGCAATACCGGGCAACGCCATCCCAATGAGGAGACCCTTCAGGAACTCCTTTTCATTTACCCCTGTCATTCATTATACTCTGTTCCAGGTAACGGGAACGACATCACTTTTCGGGAGCACGCAAGCGTTGAAAGCACCTTCTTTATTAAAAGAACAAATCGGTCAAATGATGGTGACCGGATTTGAAGGAACCACTCTCAACTCGCAGACGGAAGACCTGATCGTCAACCACCACATCGGCGGGTTGATTCTTTTCGAGCGCAATTTTGAAAACCCGGAACAACTGATACGGCTGATCTCGGATCTCCAGAAGCTCGCGCTTTCCACGCCACCGTTTGTCCCGCTGTTCATTTCCGTGGACCAGGAGGGAGGC contains these protein-coding regions:
- a CDS encoding beta-ketoacyl-ACP synthase II, yielding MLRRVVITGLGAVSPNGLGIKKFWENTCKGVSGIDRIASFDPSGLTCQVAGEVKGLDPSLYFSKSDLKKLPRSVPLAIAAAKEALEDAGIDLNSFDEEDFESLGVMVGSGGSGFDFSEKQFEIYFSDQKHKISPYAISNSLVGMLSSEISMYFGFQGRSHVISNGCTSSTDAIGYAFNTIRHGQEKWFLAGGVEACVTPAMMSGFERMKANPVHFNDEPSRASRPFNVDREGFVLAEGSWMMILEDMEHAKKRGAQILAEVTGYGTTCDAYHRVALMPDGKQSTRALNLAMKDAGVNKDEVGYINFHGTSTILNDRIETLAVKQAFNSHAMKIPSSSTKSMIGHPQGASGAMGVTVSALSLKNGFLTPTINMENPDPECDMDYICNEGKETSVKIAISNCISFGSKNSALVLKKFSG